The Cyprinus carpio isolate SPL01 chromosome A19, ASM1834038v1, whole genome shotgun sequence genome has a segment encoding these proteins:
- the LOC109112792 gene encoding sodium-dependent lysophosphatidylcholine symporter 1-B-like encodes MARGEGAEQCSNTSLLQTPSPDGIKRPAKCESRSGLSVCSKLCYAIGGAPYQITGCAIGFFLQIYLLDVALLDPFYASIILFVGRAWDAITDPTVGFLVSRSPWTRFGRMMPWILLSTPFAALSYFLIWYVPSVDQGKAVWYLIFYCSFQTLQTCFHVPYSALTMFISTDQKERDSATAYRMTVEVLGTLIGTAVQGQIVGMASAPCISAGEDLNSTDLQVASTGNFTEPRVSLQHLRNAYMIASGVICSIYFVCAMVLFFGVKEQKETCRVRTEPMSFFQGIRMVMGHGPYFKLVMGFLFTSLAFMFLEGNFALFCSYTLGFRDDFQNILLVIMLSATLAIPFWQWFLTKFGKKTAVYIGTTSVVPFLVSVVLVPSNLIVTYIVSFAAGVSVAAAFLLPWSMLPDVVDDFKIKNPDSQGHEAIFYSFYVFFTKFASGVSLGVSTLSLDFAGYVTRGCKQPAEVDLTLKILVSPAPIVSIIIGLLIFISYPITEEIRQGNSKLLNEQRENEMDSDSTELNVV; translated from the exons TGTGAATCAAGGAGCGGGTTGTCAGTATGCAGCAAGTTGTGTTATGCCATTGGTGGAGCACCATATCAGATAACGGGATGTGCAATCGGCTTCTTCCTTCAGATCTACCTGCTGGACGTTGCTTTG TTGGACCCATTTTATGCCTCCATCATCTTGTTTGTGGGTCGAGCATGGGATGCCATCACGGACCCTACGGTGGGTTTTCTAGTCAGCAGAAGTCCCTGGACCAGATTTGGACGAATGATGCCCTG GATTTTGCTGTCTACCCCGTTTGCCGCGCTGAGTTATTTCCTCATCTGGTACGTACCATCCGTTGACCAAGGCAAGGCTGTTTGGTACCTGATCTTCTACTGCTCCTTCCAAACATTACAGACA TGCTTCCACGTACCGTATTCTGCACTTACCATGTTTATCAGTACTGATCAGAAGGAGAGGGATTCGGCCACAGCCTATC GAATGACTGTTGAGGTTTTGGGCACGCTCATTGGCACTGCTGTTCAAGGACAGATTGTGGGAATGGCTAGCGCTCCTTGTATCAGCGCTGGCGAGGACCTGAACTCTACAGATCTGCAGGTGGCATCCACGGGCAATTTCACTGAGCCTCGTGTTTCACTGCAGCATCtg AGAAATGCTTACATGATCGCATCTGGTGTCATCTGCTCCATTTATTTCGTCTGTGCCATGGTCTTGTTCTTTGGTGTGAAAGAACAAAAAG AGACCTGCAGGGTTAGGACTGAGCCCATGTCATTCTTTCAGGGCATTCGTATGGTGATGGGCCACGGTCCATATTTCAAGCTGGTCATGGGCTTCCTCTTCACCTCTCTGGCTTTTATG TTCCTGGAGGGAAACTTTGCACTGTTTTGTAGCTATACCCTTGGCTTCAGAGACGACTTCCAAAACATCCTTCTCGTCATTATg CTCTCCGCCACGCTTGCTATCCCATTTTGGCAGTGGTTCCTCACTAAATTTGGCAAGAAGACTGCCGTGTATATTGGGACTACA TCTGTGGTGCCTTTCCTGGTCTCCGTCGTCTTGGTGCCAAGCAATCTTATTGTGACGTACATCGTTTCCTTTGCTGCTGGAGTCAGTGTTGCAGCGGCCTTCCTCCTGCCATG GTCCATGCTTCCCGATGTTGTGgatgattttaaaatcaaaaatcctGACTCTCAAGGCCACGAAGCCATCTTCTACTCCTTCTATGTGTTCTTCACCAAGTTTGCATCTGGAGTTTCCTTGGGGGTCTCAACTCTTAGCCTTGA TTTTGCTGGCTATGTGACGAGAGGTTGCAAGCAACCCGCCGAAGTCGATTTAACCTTGAAGATCCTGGTATCTCCTGCTCCGATAGTCTCGATCATTATCGGGCTGCTAATATTCATCTCATATCCAATCACCGAGGAAATAAGACAAGGCAACAGCAAACTACTTAATGAACAACG agaaaatgagatggacTCAGACTCCACTGAGCTCAATGTGGTTTAG
- the LOC109065176 gene encoding tyrosine--tRNA ligase, cytoplasmic: MKYLMKSFNRKSLSPAHAFLSSTEAAAIMGDQQSPEEKFKLITRNLQEVLGEERLKEILKERELKVYWGTATTGKPHVAYFVPMSKIADFLKAGCEVTILFADLHAYLDNMKAPWELLELRVQYYEQVIKAMLESIGVPLDKLKFVKGTDYQLSREYTLDVYRLSSMVTEHDAKKAGAEVVKQVEHPLLSGLLYPGLQALDEEYLKVDAQFGGVDQRKIFTLAEKYLPSLGYTKRIHMMNPMVPGLTGGKMSSSEEESKIDLLDKNQEVKKKLKKAFCEPGNVENNGVLSFVKHVLFPLHSEFIIKRDPKWGGDKVYTDYEEVERDFAAEQIHPGDLKASVELALNKLLDPIRKKFETPELKKLTASAYPEPSKNKGGAKGNPKQTSDEEEVIPSRLDIRVGKVISVEKHPDADSLYLEKIDVGEEQPRTVVSGLVAYLSQEQLQDRLVVLLCNLKPQKMRGIESQAMLLCASIEEEPRKVEPLDPPEGSAPGDRVYVEGYESGKADDELKPKKKVFEKLQVDLKISDEFVAQWKEQNLMTKLGQITCKTLKGGNIC, translated from the exons atgaaataccTGATGAAATCTTTCAACCGGAAGAGCCTGTCACCGGCACACGCGTTTCTCAGCTCCACCG AAGCAGCAGCCATCATGGGAGATCAGCAGAGTCCTGAAGAGAAGTTCAAGCTCATCACCAGGAACCTTCAG GAGGTTCTTGGTGAAGAGAGGTTGAAGGAAATCCTGAAGGAGAGGGAACTGAAGGTCTACTGGGGAACAGCAACCACAGGCAAACCCCATGTGGCCTACTTTGTCCCCATGTCAAAGATCGCTGACTTCCTAAAGGCGGGCTGTGAG GTGACCATCCTCTTTGCTGATCTCCATGCCTATCTGGACAACATGAAGGCTCCCTGGGAGCTGCTGGAGCTCAGGGTGCAGTATTATGAGCAGGTCATTAAGGCCATGTTGGAGAGCATTGGAGTTCCCCTTGACAAACTCAAATTTGTTAAAGGCACAGACTATCAGCTCAGCAG AGAGTACACTCTGGATGTTTACCGACTGTCATCCATGGTCACTGAACACGATGCCAAGAAAGCAGGTGCTGAGGTGGTCAAACAGGTTGAGCATCCTCTTCTGAGTGGCCTGCTGTATCCTGGACTGCAG gcACTGGATGAGGAGTACTTAAAAGTAGATGCTCAGTTTGGAGGTGTGGACCAAAGGAAGATCTTCACATTAGCAGagaag TATCTGCCCTCTCTCGGGTACACCAAACGTATTCACATGATGAACCCAATGGTGCCTGGACTGACGGGGGGCAAGATGAGCTCCTCTGAGGAG GAATCCAAGATTGACCTGCTGGATAAGAATCAAGAGGTGAAGAAGAAGTTAAAGAAAGCCTTCTGTGAGCCTGGAAATGTGGAGAATAATGGAGTTTTGTCCTTTGTTAAACATGTGCTTTTCCCTTTGCACTCAG AGTTTATTATTAAAAGAGATCCAAAGTGGGGAGGCGACAAAGTCTACACAGACTATGAGGAAGTGGAGAGGGACTTTGCTGCAGAG CAAATCCATCCTGGTGACCTGAAGGCTTCAGTAGAGTTGGCTCTTAACAAACTGTTGGACCCCATCAGGAAGAAGTTTGAGACCCCAGAGTTGAAGAAACTGACAGCATCAGCTTACCCAGAGCCCTCTAAAAACA AAGGAGGAGCAAAGGGCAACCCTAAACAAACCTCAGATGAGGAGGAGGTCATCCCATCCAGATTGGACATCAGAGTGGGCAAAGTCATCAGTGTAGAAAAG CATCCAGATGCAGACTCACTATATTTAGAGAAGATTGATGTTGGCGAGGAACAGCCACGGACTGTAGTGAGTGGACTGGTGGCCTACCTCTCACAGGAGCAGCTTCAGGACCGTCTTGTTGTGTTGCTATGCAACCTTAAGCCCCAGAAGATGAGGGGGATTGAATCCCAAGCCATGCTGCTCTGTGCTTCAAT TGAGGAAGAGCCCAGGAAAGTGGAGCCTTTGGATCCACCGGAAGGATCAGCACCAGGAGACCGTGTTTATGTAGAAGGGTATGAATCAGGCAAAGCAGATGATGAATTGAAACCAAAGAAAAAGGTGTTTGAGAAGTTGCAG GTGGATCTGAAGATCTCAGACGAGTTTGTTGCACAATGGAAAGAGCAAAATCTGATGACCAAACTTGGACAGATCACTTGTAAAACACTGAAGGGTGGAAATATTTGCTAG